The proteins below are encoded in one region of Apium graveolens cultivar Ventura chromosome 4, ASM990537v1, whole genome shotgun sequence:
- the LOC141720566 gene encoding heat stress transcription factor A-3, giving the protein MNYSDDFQCSFRENLELEIPKPLVQEFSIPPFLSKTFELLEDAALDSVISWGDRGQSFVVWDPLEFARIILPRNFKHNNFSSFVRQLNTYGFRKIGTDKWEFANENFLRGKKHLLKNIHRRKSPHTQQAENTVRSSLEVGKPAVEGEIELLRKERTMMMQEVIELQQQHCGTIQHMEAVNEKLQAAEQKQKKMVSFLAKVFHNPAFMAHLQPKDQRSIMSPKTAKKFVKHQQNKQAILNLSAAGQIVKYQDDLENLATTSEKPQLIPVAAKRIDSGVDVPSCHVENIGSYDSNIADDLPGPLEQVRMGISELEPVVSFPEYSVCFPEDLGKDRNFPELLSPGFDELGRPEENWDMGFEPGAGMSSSDTGIWNNLSNIVAPEFGVVSGMADNWDVSSSEVAVSSGVDMWPADESWPA; this is encoded by the exons ATGAACTATTCTGATGATTTTCAATGTTCGTTTAGGGAGAATTTGGAGCTGGAGATTCCTAAGCCGCTTGTACAAGAATTTTCGATTCCGCCTTTTCTATCCAAGACGTTTGAACTTTTGGAAGATGCTGCATTGGATTCTGTTATTTCATGGGGTGACAGAGGCCAGAGCTTTGTGGTCTGGGATCCATTGGAGTTTGCCAGGATAATACTTCCCAGGAACTTCAAGCACAATAATTTTTCGAGCTTCGTTCGACAGCTGAATACTTAT GGATTTCGCAAGATTGGCACTGACAAGTGGGAGTTTGCAAATGAAAATTTTCTGCGAGGAAAGAAGCATCTGCTGAAGAACATACATAGGCGCAAGTCACCTCATACTCAGCAGGCTGAGAATACTGTAAGATCATCGCTTGAAGTAGGGAAACCAGCAGTTGAAGGTGAGATAGAGCTGTTAAGAAAAGAGAGGACTATGATGATGCAGGAGGTAATTGAATTGCAGCAACAACATTGTGGGACGATTCAGCATATGGAAGCAGTGAATGAAAAGCTCCAAGCAGCAGAACAAAAACAGAAGAAGATGGTTTCTTTCTTGGCAAAAGTGTTCCACAATCCTGCATTCATGGCACATCTTCAGCCTAAGGATCAGAGGAGCATTATGTCCCCTAAAACAGCAAAGAAGTTTGTAAAACATCAGCAAAATAAACAGGCTATATTGAATTTGTCTGCAGCTGGACAGATTGTGAAATACCAGGACGATTTAGAGAATCTTGCCACAACTTCCGAAAAGCCTCAGTTAATTCCAGTAGCAGCTAAACGAATTGATTCAGGTGTGGATGTCCCATCATGTCATGTTGAGAATATTGGATCATATGACTCAAACATAGCAGATGATCTTCCTGGGCCTCTAGAGCAAGTCAGAATGGGGATTTCAGAACTCGAGCCTGTAGTGTCTTTTCCGGAGTATTCTGTATGTTTCCCGGAGGACTTGGGAAAGGATAGAAACTTTCCGGAATTATTGTCTCCCGGATTTGATGAATTGGGTAGACCCGAAGAAAATTGGGACATGGGTTTTGAACCTGGTGCTGGTATGTCTAGTTCTGACACTGGAATTTGGAATAATCTTAGTAATATTGTTGCCCCAGAATTCGGAGTCGTAAGTGGAATGGCAGATAATTGGGATGTAAGCTCCTCAGAGGTGGCAGTAAGTTCTGGAGTCGATATGTGGCCTGCTGATGAGTCTTGGCCAGCCTGA
- the LOC141720567 gene encoding fructose-bisphosphate aldolase 3, cytoplasmic-like, with translation MLPVRSGRSQQVNYLNGIINSIIMSCYKGKYADELIANATYIGTPGKGILAADESTGTIGKRFSSINVENTESNRRALRELLFCTPGCMQYLSGVILFEETLFQSTAAGKPFVEVMKEGGALPGIKVDTGTVELAGTNGETTTQGLDGLAARCAKYYAAGARFAKWRAVLKIGPNEPSQLAINENANGLARYAIICQENGLVPIVEPEILVDGSHNIKKCADVTERVLAACYKALNDHKVLLEGTLLKPNMVTPGSDSEKAAPEVIAEYTVRALQRTMPPAVPAVVFLSGGQSEEEATVNLNAMNKLQTKKPWSLTFSYGRALQQSTLKAWAGKDENIEKAQKAFLARCKANSEATLGKYQGDAPLGEGAAESLHVKDYKY, from the exons ATGTTGCCTGTGCGGTCCGGCAGAAGCCAACAAGTCAACTACCTTAATG GCATCATCAATTCCATAATCATGTCGTGCTACAAGGGCAAATATGCTG ATGAGCTGATTGCTAATGCTACGTACATCGGAACCCCAGGGAAGGGTATCCTTGCTGCTGATGAGTCAACCGGCACAATTGGCAAGCGTTTCTCAAGCATTAATGTTGAGAATACAGAGTCAAATAGAAGGGCTCTCAGAGAGCTTCTTTTCTGCACCCCTGGCTGCATGCAGTACCTCAGTGGTGTAATTCTTTTTGAGGAAACTCTTTTTCAGAGTACTGCTGCAG GCAAACCTTTTGTTGAGGTCATGAAAGAGGGTGGAGCTCTCCCAGGAATTAAGGTTGACACAGGCACGGTTGAGCTTGCTGGTACCAATGGGGAGACCACCACTCAAGGTCTCGATGGCCTTGCTGCTCGTTGCGCTAAATACTATGCAGCAGGCGCTAGGTTTGCTAAGTGGCGTGCAGTGCTCAAGATAGGACCAAATGAGCCTTCACAGTTGGCTATTAATGAGAATGCAAATGGTTTGGCCCGGTATGCCATTATTTGTCAGGAGAATGGATTGGTCCCCATTGTTGAGCCTGAAATACTTGTGGATGGAAGCCATAATATTAAAAAGTGTGCTGATGTAACTGAACGAGTTCTTGCTGCTTGTTACAAGGCTCTCAATGACCACAAAGTTCTGCTCGAGGGAACTTTGTTGAAGCCCAACATGGTGACTCCAGGATCTGACTCTGAAAAGGCAGCACCTGAGGTGATTGCTGAGTACACTGTCCGTGCGCTGCAGCGCACTATGCCTCCTGCTGTTCCAGCTGTTGTGTTTTTATCTGGTGGGCAGAGCGAGGAGGAGGCTACGGTTAACCTTAATGCCATGAACAAGCTACAGACAAAGAAGCCATGGAGTCTCACTTTCTCATATGGAAGGGCTCTTCAGCAGAGCACTCTCAAGGCTTGGGCAGGAAAGGATGAAAATATTGAGAAGGCACAGAAAGCATTCCTGGCAAGATGCAAGGCCAACTCAGAGGCAACTCTTGGTAAGTACCAGGGTGATGCTCCTTTGGGTGAAGGTGCTGCTGAGAGTCTTCATGTCAAGGATTACAAATACTGA
- the LOC141717008 gene encoding uncharacterized protein LOC141717008, which translates to MARHIIVFSLLLVALIGFASAANSPTGSPSNSPSPKGSSSSGSPKSSPPQSSSSSSSGGSKSPTSSPKAASPKSSSSSSPSSSPSSSGSSSGSSSTPSSSSSSSSPSSSEGTSNSPPAPASDSAAASGAAPTDGPAADAPGPSESKATVLKVSSVVAAAAVAGLLVV; encoded by the coding sequence ATGGCACGCCACATTATTGTTTTTTCCCTCCTCTTGGTGGCTCTCATTGGTTTTGCTTCCGCGGCTAATTCACCAACAGGCTCCCCGAGTAACAGCCCGTCGCCTAAAGGTTCTTCCTCCTCGGGCTCTCCTAAAAGCAGCCCTCCACAATCATCATCGTCATCATCATCCGGTGGCAGCAAATCACCTACTTCCTCTCCTAAAGCTGCCTCACCAAAGTCCTCATCCTCCTCATCTCCCTCCTCATCTCCATCTTCATCTGGTTCATCCTCGGGAAGCTCTAGCACTCCGTCTTCCTCATCATCTTCCTCAAGCCCTAGCTCCTCTGAGGGTACTTCAAATTCTCCACCAGCACCCGCAAGTGACTCTGCTGCTGCCTCTGGCGCTGCACCTACTGATGGACCGGCTGCAGATGCACCTGGCCCATCAGAGAGCAAGGCTACTGTTCTGAAGGTTTCttctgttgttgctgctgctgctgtaGCTGGTTTATTAGTGGTTTAA